One window from the genome of Camelus bactrianus isolate YW-2024 breed Bactrian camel chromosome 4, ASM4877302v1, whole genome shotgun sequence encodes:
- the LOC105067566 gene encoding olfactory receptor 13C7-like, producing MGKTNQSSVTEFVLLGLSGYPELEAIYFVLVICMYLAILLGNGVIIIVSVCDSHLHTPMYFFLSNLSFLDICYTSSIPLFLSSFLTSKKTISFSGCGMQMFLSFAMGATECVLLSMMAFDRYVAICNPLRYPIIMSKTSYVSMAAGSWIAGSVNSVLQTSLAMRLPFCGDNVINHFTCEILAVLKLACADISINVVSMVVANMIFLIVPVLFIFVSYVFILSTILRIPSAEGRRKAFSTCSAHLTVVIIFYGTILFMYAKPKAKDSSGADKVQVTDKIISLFYGVVTPMLNPLIYSLRNKDVKAAVKNILCQKCSSAGM from the coding sequence atgGGAAAGACTAATCAGTCTTCTGTTACAGAATTTGTCCTACTAGGGCTTTCTGGCTACCCAGAGCTTGAGGCCATTTACTTCGTGCTGGTGATATGTATGTACCTGGCGATCCTGCTGGGAAATGGAGTAATCATCATTGTAAGTGTCTGTGACTCCCACCTGCACACTCCCATGTATTTTTTCCTCAGTAACTTATCATTCTTGGATATTTGCTACACTAGTTCTATTCCCTTATTTCTCAGCAGCTTTTTAACTTCAAAGAAAACCATTTCCTTCTCTGGATGTGGAATGCAAATGTTTCTCTCCTTTGCTATGGGAGCCACAGAGTGTGTCCTTCTAAGCATGATGGCATTTGatcgctatgtggccatctgtaacCCTCTGAGATACCCCATCATTATGAGCAAGACTTCATACGTGTCCATGGCTGCTGGGTCCTGGATTGCAGGAAGCGTCAATTCTGTGTTGCAAACCTCTCTTGCAATGCGGCTTCCTTTCTGTGGGGATAATGTCATTAATCATTTTACTTGTGAAATCTTGGCTGTCTTAAAATTGGCCTGTGCTGATATCTCCATAAATGTTGTTAGCATGGTTGTTGCTAATATGATTTTTCTTATAGTCCCAgtacttttcatttttgtttcctatGTTTTCATCCTCTCTACCATCCTGAGAATTCCTTCTGCAGAGGGAAGGCGCAAAGCTTTCTCTACCTGCTCTGCCCACCTCACAGTGGTGATTATATTCTATGGAACCATCCTCTTCATGTATGCAAAACCCAAGGCCAAAGACTCTTCTGGTGCAGACAAAGTACAAGTCACAGACAAAATCATCTCTCTCTTCTATGGAGTTGTGACACCCATGCTCAATCCCCTCATCTATAGTTTGAGGAACAAAGATGTGAAGGCAGCTGTGAAGAACATACTGTGTCAGAAATGCTCTTCAGCGGGAATGTGA